Below is a window of Streptomyces qaidamensis DNA.
GTACGGCCGCTGGCAGGATTCGGCGTTGCGGCAGCCGGGGCTCGCGGTGACGAGCGGTCACGACCGTAGACACGAGGTCCACGGAATTTCAAAGACGATCAAGGCTTCTGAGATCTATCTCTCACCGGTCTTATACGGGACATTCAGCACGAAAACGTGACGTGAACTCACCCGGTTTGAGGGTGACTTCGACCGTCGTTTCCGCACTGCCCGAACAGCTACTTCTCGTCCGCTTCGCCCTCGACCGCGAGCGTCTGACCGGGATGGATGAGGTCCGGGTCGGCGCCGACCGCCGTCTCGTTGCCCTCGTAGAGCGCGTGCCATCCGCCGTCAACCCGAAGGGAGTCGGCGATGGACCAGAGACTGTCGCCGACGCCCACGATGTAGGCACCCTCGGACGCGTCGCCGGAACTCTCTTCAGCGGGCGCGGAGTGACGCCCTGTGGACTTCTCCGTACGGTCGCTCCCGGGCGCGCGGGTTTCGTCGGCACTGGGACCGCGATGACGGCCGGAGCCGGTCTCGGCCGAGGCCGAGGAGTCGTCGCCCTTCCGCGAGTTGCCCTGCTTGCCGCCCTCGGGAGTGGCCGACGGAGAGCCGTCGGGCTGCTCATCCCGCGACGAGCCGTCGGATTGGGACGACTTGTCGGTCTTGGCCGTTTCGTCCTTCGAAGACGACGATACGTCAGGTGACGGGGACGAAGAGGGACTCCCAGAGGGGGATGAACCCAGCGAATCGAGCAATCCGGGCGAGTCCACCTCACCGGATGATTCGGACGAGTCGGATGATTCCGAACCCTTGCCCTGCTGGAGCCCCGAGAGCAGTCCGCAGGTACGCCATGCGCCGACCCCCTGGTCGGCGAGGATTCTCTCGGCCACGGCTATCTGCTGGGAGCGACTGGCCAGATCGGCGCTCGCGGCGTAGTCGAGGCCGCCGTGCTTCTCCCAGTCGTCCTGGGACAACTGCAGGCCGCCGTAGTAGCCGTTGCCGCTGTTCTGGCTCCAGGCGCCGCCTGTCTCGCAGTCCGCGACCCGGTCCCAGGTCGTGCCGTCGGCCGCGCTGGCACCGGAGGCCCCGAGGAGCGGGATCGCGATGGCGGAGCCGGTCACCCCGGCCGCCACGAGGAGAGCCGGAGCCTGACGGGGGCGGCGGTGCCGACCGTTCCCGGAGAGCATACGGAGACCTTTCGCGAGACAGCAGTGACCGATGCGGCGCGATTCCCCGCCGCGTTGATGGGTGAACGTATCGGCAGTCGATCACTTGTCACAAGTTCATGCCGCGCAGATCACGTGAAGATCACAACTCTGATGTTTCGTCACGTCCGACGGGTGCGAACTCCACCGGCAGCGTGCGCAGCCCGCGCATGATGAGGCCGCCACGCCATCTCAGCTCGGCCGGATCCGCCGCGAGCCGGAGGTCCGGGAGGCGGGTCAGGAGCGTGGCGAGCGCGCTCTGGCCCTCCAGCCGGGCGAGCGGGGCTCCGAGGCAGTAGTGGATGCCGTGGCCGTACCCGAGGTGCTGATTGTCACGGCGGGCGAGGTCCAGCACGTCCGGATCGGCGAACCGCTCCGGGTCACGGTCCGCGGCGGCCAGGACCACGAGGACAGGGTCGCCCGCCTCGATGCGCTGCCCGCCGAGGGTGAGGGGCTGCGTGGCGAAGCGCCAGGTGGCGAGTTCGACGGGGCCGTCGTAGCGGAGGAGTTCCTCGACGCCGGTCTCCAGCAGGCCGGTCTCCCCCGCGGCGAGGGACGCCTGGAGCCGTGCGCGCTGCCCGGGGTGGGTGA
It encodes the following:
- a CDS encoding transglycosylase family protein, which produces MLSGNGRHRRPRQAPALLVAAGVTGSAIAIPLLGASGASAADGTTWDRVADCETGGAWSQNSGNGYYGGLQLSQDDWEKHGGLDYAASADLASRSQQIAVAERILADQGVGAWRTCGLLSGLQQGKGSESSDSSESSGEVDSPGLLDSLGSSPSGSPSSSPSPDVSSSSKDETAKTDKSSQSDGSSRDEQPDGSPSATPEGGKQGNSRKGDDSSASAETGSGRHRGPSADETRAPGSDRTEKSTGRHSAPAEESSGDASEGAYIVGVGDSLWSIADSLRVDGGWHALYEGNETAVGADPDLIHPGQTLAVEGEADEK